From a single Maylandia zebra isolate NMK-2024a linkage group LG3, Mzebra_GT3a, whole genome shotgun sequence genomic region:
- the LOC143417032 gene encoding uncharacterized protein LOC143417032, whose translation MQDTYGCIKWNVEFLPLEETPESQQQKMEKLKVMFQQADANPEEVKSLMKSTYYTQRLHVNQGKSIKCLREEWPFWFDELGMSVHFKELTGIDLKETFTRNLDLKGKRLLDYLTTVAVSKSKVFLQTYARLQRMRGPQSGCSDDVKEMVLLLLSYFEEKEESMLLCVEDTCLADEVQLEQVSLTPTIIVCGQSCYSSRRYTLSIDRNLVSTNISSFISALCLMFGSYYNFNIHYPSELASTLEFLQRCFFSINPEKGTKVENKNSKRRLSVNPRVLTLIQDLADHEWR comes from the exons ATGCAGGATACATACGGGTGCATTAAATGGAATGTAGAATTTCTGCCTCTTGAAGAAACTCCAGAGAGCCAACAGCAAAAGATGGAAAAACTCAAGGTGATGTTCCAGCAAGCTGATGCCAATCCAGAAGAGGTAAAAAGTCTAATGAAGTCCACTTACTACACACAACGTCTGCATGTCAATCAGGGGAAAAGTATCAAATGCCTTAGGGAGGAGTGGCCGTTTTGGTTTGATGAACTTGGCATGTCTGTCCACTTCAAGGAACTTACTGGGATTGACCTCAAAGAGACATTCACACGTAATTTGGATTTGAAGGGGAAAAGGCTACTGGACTACTTGACCACAGTTGCTGTCAGCAAAAGCAAGGTGTTCCTTCAGACTTATGCAAGGCTTCAGAGGATGCGGGGACCGCAGAGTGGCTGCTCAGATGATGTGAAAGAGATGGTCCTGCTtctgctcagctactttgaagAGAAGGAGGAGTCCATGCTTCTCTGTGTTGAAGATACATGTCTGGCAGATGAGGTACAACTGGAGCAAGTGTCTCTGACACCCACTATTATCGTGTGTG GACAGTCCTGCTATTCCTCAAGAAGATACACGCTGAGTATTGATCGGAACCTCGTCAGCACAAACATatcctccttcatttctgcactGTGCCTCATGTTCGGGAGCTACTACAATTTCAACATCCATTATCCATCTGAGCTGGCTTCCACTTTAGAGTTTCTTCAGAG GTGTTTCTTCTCCATAAACCCAGAAAAAGGAACCAAAGTAGAGAACAAAAACTCAAAGCGTCGTCTCAGTGTGAACCCTCGAGTCCTCACCCTGATTCAGGATCTCGCCGACCACGAGTGGCGCTAA